The following are from one region of the Gambusia affinis linkage group LG02, SWU_Gaff_1.0, whole genome shotgun sequence genome:
- the LOC122846407 gene encoding leucine-rich repeat-containing protein 4C-like, translating to MWNTMIYSLQRQTMRGRRLKGALSNPLFVVLLALQILVVAGLVRAQTCPSVCSCSNQFSKVICTRRGLRDVPDGISTNTRYLNLQDNLIQVIKVDSFKHLRHLEILQLSKNHIRSIEIGAFNGLASLNTLELFDNRLTTIPNGAFEYLSKLKELWLRNNPIESIPSYAFNRVPSLRRLDLGELKRLSYISDGAFKDLTNLRYLNLGMCNLKEIPNILPLIRLEELEMSGNQLSVIKPSSFTGLVSLQKLWMMHAQIQTIERNSFDDLQSLVELNLAHNNLTFLPHDLFTPLHRLERVHLHHNPWNCNCDILWLSWWLKETVPANTSCCARCHSPSTFRGRYIGELDHSYFQCDVPVIVEPPSDLNVTEGMGAELKCRTSSLTSISWLTPNGSLITHGAYKVRLSVLNDGTLNFTSVTMQDTGTYTCMVSNTAGNITASAVLNVTAVENNGVTYFTTVTVETIESPMDDSQTPLPPYGWVPSSTTKGIPVLTRTTERTYTIPILNGDGEGALNGLDEVMKTTKIIIGCFVAITLMAAVLLVIFYKMRKQHNQQDPDGPASSMEVITVEEELAGVAAMERHLSLPPLEHYNHYNTYKSTYHHPPMLSTIHSSATQEPLLIQACSKDNVQETQI from the coding sequence ATGTGGAACACAATGATCTACTCCCTCCAACGCCAGACAATGAGAGGTCGTAGGCTGAAGGGGGCACTGTCCAACCCCCTTTTTGTGGTACTTTTGGCTCTTCAGATACTGGTGGTGGCTGGACTAGTTCGTGCTCAGACCTGTCCTTCTGTCTGCTCATGTAGTAACCAATTCAGCAAAGTCATCTGCACACGTCGTGGTCTACGGGATGTCCCAGACGGCATTTCTACCAATACTCGGTACCTGAATCTTCAGGACAACCTGATTCAGGTGATCAAGGTAGACAGTTTCAAGCATCTACGTCATCTGGAGATTTTGCAACTCAGCAAGAATCATATCCGCAGCATTGAAATTGGTGCTTTTAATGGGCTGGCAAGTCTGAACACATTAGAACTCTTTGATAATCGACTTACGACAATTCCCAATGGAGCGTTTGAGTACTTGTCTAAACTTAAAGAACTCTGGCTACGGAACAATCCCATTGAAAGTATACCATCTTATGCCTTCAACCGGGTTCCTTCACTCCGAAGGCTAGATCTAGGGGAGCTCAAACGTCTCTCCTACATTTCTGATGGAGCTTTTAAGGACTTGACCAACCTGCGCTATCTGAACTTGGGAATGTGCAACCTCAAAGAGATCCCTAACATCTTACCTTTAATTAGGCTCGAAGAGCTAGAAATGTCGGGAAACCAGTTGTCTGTCATTAAGCCCAGCTCATTTACAGGTTTAGTGAGCCTTCAAAAGCTGTGGATGATGCATGCCCAGATCCAAACCATTGAGAGAAATTCCTTTGATGATCTTCAGTCACTAGTGGAACTCAACCTGGCTCACAACAACCTGACCTTTTTGCCACATGACCTCTTTACGCCATTGCATCGTCTGGAAAGAGTGCACCTCCATCACAACCCTTGGAACTGCAACTGTGATATTTTGTGGCTCAGCTGGTGGCTTAAGGAAACTGTGCCTGCCAATACCAGTTGCTGTGCTCGTTGTCATTCTCCTTCAACCTTTAGAGGTCGTTATATTGGGGAACTGGACCACAGCTACTTCCAGTGTGATGTTCCTGTTATTGTTGAGCCCCCCAGTGACCTGAATGTGACAGAAGGCATGGGTGCTGAACTTAAATGTCGTACAAGTTCGCTGACATCCATCAGCTGGCTCACACCAAATGGCTCTTTGATAACACATGGGGCTTATAAGGTACGGTTGTCCGTACTCAATGATGGGACATTAAATTTTACCAGTGTAACAATGCAGGACACTGGAACTTACACTTGTATGGTCAGCAACACAGCAGGAAACATTACTGCTTCTGCAGTCCTTAATGTCACTGCAGTGGAAAACAATGGAGTTACCTACTTTACCACAGTCACTGTGGAAACCATTGAGAGCCCCATGGATGACAGTCAAACACCACTACCCCCATACGGCTGGGTACCATCCTCTACTACAAAGGGTATACCCGTTTTAACAAGGACCACAGAACGGACTTACACCATACCAATTCTTAATGGAGATGGAGAAGGAGCCCTCAATGGTCTGGATGAGGTGATGAAAACCACCAAGATTATCATTGGCTGTTTTGTAGCCATTACACTCATGGCTGCAGTTCTGCTGGTTATTTTCTACAAGATGAGGAAGCAACATAACCAACAGGACCCTGATGGTCCTGCCTCCTCCATGGAAGTCATTACTGTTGAAGAAGAGCTTGCAGGTGTTGCTGCTATGGAGAGACACCTATCGCTCCCCCCATTGGAGCACTACAACCACTACAACACGTACAAGAGCACTTATCATCACCCTCCAATGCTCAGTACCATACACAGCTCGGCCACACAAGAACCTTTACTGATTCAAGCTTGTTCAAAAGACAATGTCCAAGAAACCCAAATCTGA